One stretch of Arachis hypogaea cultivar Tifrunner chromosome 20, arahy.Tifrunner.gnm2.J5K5, whole genome shotgun sequence DNA includes these proteins:
- the LOC112786709 gene encoding uncharacterized protein: protein MESVASNSDNNNSSSSSSSSSSQQNHHHHHPRFKPSQPISDRIVRALRHRLLLLHRSTTTFFVFGATGNVYTVNLSSTPSCTCPDRTTPCKHILFVLIRVLGVPLDDACLRRRTLRPCQVQRLMAAPTLPEAVAGDALKQRFRQVFLEGGGSSLSSSSIETEEGATCPVCMEEMGKEEKLVACGTCRNPIHEECLMRWKRSSGRRSASCVICRARWRNRAEQDKYVNLSAYVSEDDDVMPPPSSSLCTDHP from the coding sequence ATGGAATCCGTTGCTTCTAATTCTGATAATAATAATTCTTCTTCGTCATCCTCGTCATCTTCGTCGCAGCAgaatcatcaccaccaccacccccgGTTCAAGCCGAGCCAACCAATCTCAGACCGGATAGTCCGTGCCCTGAGGCAccgcctcctcctcctccaccgcTCCACCACCACCTTCTTCGTCTTTGGCGCCACCGGGAACGTCTACACGGTGAACCTCTCGTCCACACCATCATGCACGTGCCCGGACCGAACCACCCCATGCAAGCACATCCTCTTCGTCCTCATCCGTGTCCTGGGCGTGCCCCTCGACGACGCCTGCCTAAGGCGGAGGACCCTCCGACCCTGCCAGGTCCAGCGCCTGATGGCGGCACCCACGCTCCCCGAGGCAGTGGCGGGGGACGCGCTGAAGCAGAGGTTCCGGCAGGTGTTCTTGGAGGGAGGAGGATCGTCATTATCGTCGTCGTCGATCGAGACGGAGGAGGGTGCCACGTGTCCCGTGTGCATGGAAGAGATGGGGAAGGAAGAGAAGCTTGTGGCATGTGGGACATGCAGGAACCCTATCCATGAAGAGTGCCTTATGAGGTGGAAGAGGAGCAGTGGGAGGAGATCGGCGAGTTGCGTGATATGCAGGGCACGGTGGCGGAATAGGGCGGAACAGGATAAGTATGTTAACCTCTCCGCGTATGTTAGCGAGGATGATGATGTCATGCCACCCCCTTCTTCGTCTCTCTGCACTGATCATCCCTAG
- the LOC112784879 gene encoding ultraviolet-B receptor UVR8 isoform X2, producing the protein MDDAGNIPNSGNPSHKVIAVTAGEAHTLLLTGDGSVYSWGRGMFGRLGHGSEKDELLPVQVKFQNPNGGEADTPKIVAIASGAYHNLALADDGSVWSWGYNIYGQLGTDGEDTPDENSIGGVYNLAPHLLNKFPESHPLDSSTGVSEVQGKGSIKIHAVKAGGMMSMAIDNRGTLWMWGNCPQESKGEFSLVSSFIPMPILAFHGLNVAKVACGNEHVVALVSAGESNNGEDLVCYSWGFNNHGQLGLGDRENRAHPEVVKTFDEESPWTIYDIACGAAHTALLTRKKKSTELESKCWTFGLGDNGQLGHGTTQSALFPTPVQDLPQDISLIGIDCGLFHTSVVSSSGDVWSWGMEKGLGLCPDAGRGSSDSGDALSPLLKPCAPYQPKFPDPVQVACGAAHTVIVARDGYKVWSWGRGRCGVLGTGNELDCYTPTKVRWPPPTEDSEEEESKSSLEQDREKEKEAEVKTETDEKLSSALNELKQLQLKLSTMEQYASILHGCVFGKPFAEQDVPASLKDSGSFNIAKEWENMLETADHRTLMRLEMFYRDMLAGVKDKQMKRRIKEIVKECLQSPEPKN; encoded by the exons ATGGACGACGCCGGAAACATTCCAAACTCCGGCAACCCATCGCACAAGGTCATCGCCGTCACTGCCGGGGAAGCGCACACTCTCCTTCTTACCG GGGATGGGAGTGTGTACTCATGGGGAAGAGGAATGTTTGGGAGGCTTGGCCATGGTTCAGAAAAGGATGAGCTTTTACCAGTTCAGGTCAAGTTTCAGAACCCTAATGGAGGAGAAGCAGACACACCCAAAATTGTTGCTATTGCTTCTGGTGCTTATCATAATCTTGCTCTTGCAG ATGACGGGTCCGTTTGGAGTTGGGGTTACAATATTT ATGGTCAACTTGGCACTGACGGAGAGGACACACCTGATGAAAATTCTATTGGTGGAGTTTATAACCTAGCGCCCCACTTATTGAATAAGTTTCCCGAGTCGCACCCACTTGATTCTTCAACTGGTGTCTCTGAAGTACAAGGAAAAGGATCAATTAAG ATACATGCTGTCAAAGCAGGAGGAATGATGTCTATGGCTATTGATAATCGTGGCACCCTCTGGATGTGGGGAAACTGCCCACAAGAAAGCAAAGGTGAATTCTCTCTTGTAAGTAGTTTCATTCCAATGCCAATACTGGCCTTTCATGGCCTTAATGTTGCCAAGGTTGCATGTGGAAATGAGCATGTTGTAGCATTGGTTAGTGCCGGAGAATCAAACAATGGTGAAGATTTGGTCTGCTACTCTTGGGGTTTTAACAACCATGGCCAGTTAGGATTGGGGGATAGGGAGAACAGGGCACATCCAGAAGTTGTGAAAACATTTGATGAGGAGTCCCCTTGGACAATTTATGACATAGCATGTGGTGCTGCTCACACTGCCTTGCTCACTCGCAAAAAGAAATCTACCGAGTTGGAAAGCAAGTGCTGGACTTTTGGCCTTGGGGATAATGGCCAACTCGGGCATGGAACAACACAAAGCGCATTATTTCCTACACCTGTTCAAGACTTGCCGCAAGATATATCTCTTATTGGTATCGATTGCGGCTTGTTTCATACAAGTGTGGTTTCCTCATCAGGGGATGTGTGGTCATGGGGAATGGAGAAGGGTCTTGGCTTATGCCCTGATGCTGGTCGTGGTTCATCAGATTCTGGTGATGCCCTCTCACCCTTGCTTAAACCTTGTGCTCCATACCAACCTAAGTTTCCAGATCCGGTTCAAGTTGCATGTGGAGCTGCACATACTGTTATTGTTGCGCGGGATGGATATAAGGTGTGGTCTTGGGGTAGAGGGCGATGTGGAGTTCTTGGAACCGGTAACGAATTGGACTGTTATACCCCCACCAAGGTGCGGTGGCCTCCACCGACCGAAGATTCAGAGGAAGAGGAATCAAAGAGCTCCCTCGAGCAGgacagagagaaagaaaaggaggCCGAAGTAAAAACAGAAACAGATGAGAAATTATCCTCGGCACTGAATGAGCTGAAGCAGCTTCAATTGAAGCTATCCACAATGGAACAATATGCTAGCATACTTCATGGTTGTGTTTTCGGAAAACCTTTTGCTGAGCAAGATGTCCCTGCTTCATTGAAGGATTCAGGTTCATTCAACATTGCAAAAGAATGGGAGAACATGTTGGAGACTGCAGA
- the LOC112784879 gene encoding ultraviolet-B receptor UVR8 isoform X1 yields the protein MDDAGNIPNSGNPSHKVIAVTAGEAHTLLLTGDGSVYSWGRGMFGRLGHGSEKDELLPVQVKFQNPNGGEADTPKIVAIASGAYHNLALAGSVTVIYILDYCMDGQLGTDGEDTPDENSIGGVYNLAPHLLNKFPESHPLDSSTGVSEVQGKGSIKIHAVKAGGMMSMAIDNRGTLWMWGNCPQESKGEFSLVSSFIPMPILAFHGLNVAKVACGNEHVVALVSAGESNNGEDLVCYSWGFNNHGQLGLGDRENRAHPEVVKTFDEESPWTIYDIACGAAHTALLTRKKKSTELESKCWTFGLGDNGQLGHGTTQSALFPTPVQDLPQDISLIGIDCGLFHTSVVSSSGDVWSWGMEKGLGLCPDAGRGSSDSGDALSPLLKPCAPYQPKFPDPVQVACGAAHTVIVARDGYKVWSWGRGRCGVLGTGNELDCYTPTKVRWPPPTEDSEEEESKSSLEQDREKEKEAEVKTETDEKLSSALNELKQLQLKLSTMEQYASILHGCVFGKPFAEQDVPASLKDSGSFNIAKEWENMLETADHRTLMRLEMFYRDMLAGVKDKQMKRRIKEIVKECLQSPEPKN from the exons ATGGACGACGCCGGAAACATTCCAAACTCCGGCAACCCATCGCACAAGGTCATCGCCGTCACTGCCGGGGAAGCGCACACTCTCCTTCTTACCG GGGATGGGAGTGTGTACTCATGGGGAAGAGGAATGTTTGGGAGGCTTGGCCATGGTTCAGAAAAGGATGAGCTTTTACCAGTTCAGGTCAAGTTTCAGAACCCTAATGGAGGAGAAGCAGACACACCCAAAATTGTTGCTATTGCTTCTGGTGCTTATCATAATCTTGCTCTTGCAGGTTCTGTAACAGT TATCTACATCCTTGACTACTGTATGGATGGTCAACTTGGCACTGACGGAGAGGACACACCTGATGAAAATTCTATTGGTGGAGTTTATAACCTAGCGCCCCACTTATTGAATAAGTTTCCCGAGTCGCACCCACTTGATTCTTCAACTGGTGTCTCTGAAGTACAAGGAAAAGGATCAATTAAG ATACATGCTGTCAAAGCAGGAGGAATGATGTCTATGGCTATTGATAATCGTGGCACCCTCTGGATGTGGGGAAACTGCCCACAAGAAAGCAAAGGTGAATTCTCTCTTGTAAGTAGTTTCATTCCAATGCCAATACTGGCCTTTCATGGCCTTAATGTTGCCAAGGTTGCATGTGGAAATGAGCATGTTGTAGCATTGGTTAGTGCCGGAGAATCAAACAATGGTGAAGATTTGGTCTGCTACTCTTGGGGTTTTAACAACCATGGCCAGTTAGGATTGGGGGATAGGGAGAACAGGGCACATCCAGAAGTTGTGAAAACATTTGATGAGGAGTCCCCTTGGACAATTTATGACATAGCATGTGGTGCTGCTCACACTGCCTTGCTCACTCGCAAAAAGAAATCTACCGAGTTGGAAAGCAAGTGCTGGACTTTTGGCCTTGGGGATAATGGCCAACTCGGGCATGGAACAACACAAAGCGCATTATTTCCTACACCTGTTCAAGACTTGCCGCAAGATATATCTCTTATTGGTATCGATTGCGGCTTGTTTCATACAAGTGTGGTTTCCTCATCAGGGGATGTGTGGTCATGGGGAATGGAGAAGGGTCTTGGCTTATGCCCTGATGCTGGTCGTGGTTCATCAGATTCTGGTGATGCCCTCTCACCCTTGCTTAAACCTTGTGCTCCATACCAACCTAAGTTTCCAGATCCGGTTCAAGTTGCATGTGGAGCTGCACATACTGTTATTGTTGCGCGGGATGGATATAAGGTGTGGTCTTGGGGTAGAGGGCGATGTGGAGTTCTTGGAACCGGTAACGAATTGGACTGTTATACCCCCACCAAGGTGCGGTGGCCTCCACCGACCGAAGATTCAGAGGAAGAGGAATCAAAGAGCTCCCTCGAGCAGgacagagagaaagaaaaggaggCCGAAGTAAAAACAGAAACAGATGAGAAATTATCCTCGGCACTGAATGAGCTGAAGCAGCTTCAATTGAAGCTATCCACAATGGAACAATATGCTAGCATACTTCATGGTTGTGTTTTCGGAAAACCTTTTGCTGAGCAAGATGTCCCTGCTTCATTGAAGGATTCAGGTTCATTCAACATTGCAAAAGAATGGGAGAACATGTTGGAGACTGCAGA
- the LOC112784879 gene encoding ultraviolet-B receptor UVR8 isoform X3, with protein MDGQLGTDGEDTPDENSIGGVYNLAPHLLNKFPESHPLDSSTGVSEVQGKGSIKIHAVKAGGMMSMAIDNRGTLWMWGNCPQESKGEFSLVSSFIPMPILAFHGLNVAKVACGNEHVVALVSAGESNNGEDLVCYSWGFNNHGQLGLGDRENRAHPEVVKTFDEESPWTIYDIACGAAHTALLTRKKKSTELESKCWTFGLGDNGQLGHGTTQSALFPTPVQDLPQDISLIGIDCGLFHTSVVSSSGDVWSWGMEKGLGLCPDAGRGSSDSGDALSPLLKPCAPYQPKFPDPVQVACGAAHTVIVARDGYKVWSWGRGRCGVLGTGNELDCYTPTKVRWPPPTEDSEEEESKSSLEQDREKEKEAEVKTETDEKLSSALNELKQLQLKLSTMEQYASILHGCVFGKPFAEQDVPASLKDSGSFNIAKEWENMLETADHRTLMRLEMFYRDMLAGVKDKQMKRRIKEIVKECLQSPEPKN; from the exons ATGGATGGTCAACTTGGCACTGACGGAGAGGACACACCTGATGAAAATTCTATTGGTGGAGTTTATAACCTAGCGCCCCACTTATTGAATAAGTTTCCCGAGTCGCACCCACTTGATTCTTCAACTGGTGTCTCTGAAGTACAAGGAAAAGGATCAATTAAG ATACATGCTGTCAAAGCAGGAGGAATGATGTCTATGGCTATTGATAATCGTGGCACCCTCTGGATGTGGGGAAACTGCCCACAAGAAAGCAAAGGTGAATTCTCTCTTGTAAGTAGTTTCATTCCAATGCCAATACTGGCCTTTCATGGCCTTAATGTTGCCAAGGTTGCATGTGGAAATGAGCATGTTGTAGCATTGGTTAGTGCCGGAGAATCAAACAATGGTGAAGATTTGGTCTGCTACTCTTGGGGTTTTAACAACCATGGCCAGTTAGGATTGGGGGATAGGGAGAACAGGGCACATCCAGAAGTTGTGAAAACATTTGATGAGGAGTCCCCTTGGACAATTTATGACATAGCATGTGGTGCTGCTCACACTGCCTTGCTCACTCGCAAAAAGAAATCTACCGAGTTGGAAAGCAAGTGCTGGACTTTTGGCCTTGGGGATAATGGCCAACTCGGGCATGGAACAACACAAAGCGCATTATTTCCTACACCTGTTCAAGACTTGCCGCAAGATATATCTCTTATTGGTATCGATTGCGGCTTGTTTCATACAAGTGTGGTTTCCTCATCAGGGGATGTGTGGTCATGGGGAATGGAGAAGGGTCTTGGCTTATGCCCTGATGCTGGTCGTGGTTCATCAGATTCTGGTGATGCCCTCTCACCCTTGCTTAAACCTTGTGCTCCATACCAACCTAAGTTTCCAGATCCGGTTCAAGTTGCATGTGGAGCTGCACATACTGTTATTGTTGCGCGGGATGGATATAAGGTGTGGTCTTGGGGTAGAGGGCGATGTGGAGTTCTTGGAACCGGTAACGAATTGGACTGTTATACCCCCACCAAGGTGCGGTGGCCTCCACCGACCGAAGATTCAGAGGAAGAGGAATCAAAGAGCTCCCTCGAGCAGgacagagagaaagaaaaggaggCCGAAGTAAAAACAGAAACAGATGAGAAATTATCCTCGGCACTGAATGAGCTGAAGCAGCTTCAATTGAAGCTATCCACAATGGAACAATATGCTAGCATACTTCATGGTTGTGTTTTCGGAAAACCTTTTGCTGAGCAAGATGTCCCTGCTTCATTGAAGGATTCAGGTTCATTCAACATTGCAAAAGAATGGGAGAACATGTTGGAGACTGCAGA